Proteins encoded together in one Kitasatospora albolonga window:
- a CDS encoding peptidase S41, which yields MSGCSHRFRPRGLCRGAALTLVFGCVLATGAATGSLPQDPDPVPELPARTVASRHAPVDRQEIEDAAARAAADGKSVKEAAGEVVSRSGDRWGAVYDEREYEEFEQSLDGSYLGVGLSARRTEGGGVAVSRVQPGGPADRAGIREGDLLRTLDGRRVDRKPVPEVVALLRGDGTGAGEGTRVVLGLVRDGKPSTRTLERARLTPDAVTVRRLGTGPSSALLVKVAAFTKGAGAEVREAVRAAPRDAGILLDLRANSGGLVTEAVTAASAFLDGGLVATYDVRGEEQALYADPGGDTERPVVVLVDGGTMSAAELLTGALQDRGRAVTVGSRTFGKGSVQMPSELPGGSVAELTVGHYRTPAGRSVEGTGITPDLVADERAQQRAETVLSGLGGGS from the coding sequence ATGTCGGGTTGTTCGCACCGCTTCCGGCCCCGCGGCCTCTGCCGCGGGGCGGCCCTGACATTGGTCTTCGGGTGTGTCCTCGCCACGGGCGCGGCGACCGGTTCGCTGCCGCAGGACCCCGACCCCGTACCCGAACTCCCGGCCCGTACGGTCGCCTCCCGTCACGCCCCGGTCGACCGGCAGGAGATCGAGGACGCGGCGGCGCGGGCCGCGGCCGACGGGAAGTCCGTGAAGGAGGCGGCCGGGGAGGTCGTCAGCCGGAGCGGGGACCGCTGGGGGGCGGTGTACGACGAGCGGGAGTACGAGGAGTTCGAGCAGTCCCTCGACGGTTCGTACCTGGGCGTCGGCCTCTCCGCCCGCCGCACCGAGGGCGGGGGCGTCGCCGTCTCCCGGGTCCAGCCCGGGGGCCCCGCCGACCGGGCCGGTATCCGCGAGGGCGACCTGCTCCGCACGCTCGACGGCCGCCGGGTGGACCGGAAACCCGTCCCCGAGGTGGTCGCCTTACTCCGCGGTGACGGTACGGGGGCCGGGGAAGGCACCCGCGTCGTCCTCGGTCTCGTACGGGACGGAAAACCCTCCACACGGACGCTGGAACGGGCCCGGCTGACCCCCGACGCGGTCACCGTGCGCCGTCTGGGCACCGGCCCCTCCTCGGCCCTCCTCGTCAAGGTCGCCGCCTTCACCAAGGGAGCCGGGGCCGAGGTCCGCGAAGCGGTCCGCGCGGCCCCCCGGGACGCCGGGATACTCCTGGACCTCCGTGCCAACTCCGGAGGTCTGGTCACCGAGGCCGTCACCGCCGCCTCCGCCTTCCTGGACGGCGGCCTGGTCGCCACGTACGACGTACGCGGCGAGGAACAGGCCCTCTACGCCGACCCCGGCGGCGACACCGAGCGGCCCGTGGTGGTCCTGGTGGACGGCGGCACGATGAGCGCGGCCGAACTGCTGACCGGCGCCCTCCAGGACCGGGGCCGCGCGGTCACCGTCGGCTCACGCACCTTCGGCAAGGGCTCCGTGCAGATGCCCAGCGAGCTCCCGGGCGGTTCGGTGGCCGAGCTGACCGTGGGCCACTACCGCACCCCGGCCGGCCGCAGCGTCGAGGGCACGGGCATCACACCCGACCTGGTGGCGGACGAGCGGGCCCAGCAGCGGGCCGAGACGGTATTGAGTGGCCTCGGGGGTGGGTCGTAG
- a CDS encoding DUF397 domain-containing protein, whose product MTSATPTVVGPFVKATASGQQDACVEVAPLSDGGRAVRDSKNQHGPRLHFGPAQWTAFTDSMKTAV is encoded by the coding sequence ATGACCAGCGCCACCCCCACCGTCGTCGGCCCGTTCGTCAAGGCCACCGCCAGCGGCCAGCAGGATGCGTGCGTGGAGGTGGCCCCCCTCTCCGACGGCGGCCGAGCAGTCCGCGACAGCAAGAACCAGCACGGCCCCCGCCTCCACTTCGGCCCGGCCCAGTGGACCGCCTTCACCGACAGCATGAAGACTGCTGTCTGA
- a CDS encoding SsrA-binding protein yields the protein MAKEKDTGRKMIAQNKKARHDYTILDTYECGLVLMGTEVKSLRMGRASLVDGFVQIDDHEAWLHNIHVPEYVQGTWTNHAAKRKRKLLLHRAEIDKLESKSQETGHTIVPLALYFKDGRVKVEIALAKGKKEYDKRQTLREKQDTRETNRAIAAARRRQRSA from the coding sequence ATGGCTAAGGAAAAAGACACCGGGCGCAAGATGATCGCGCAGAACAAGAAGGCGCGGCACGACTACACCATCCTCGACACCTACGAGTGCGGCCTCGTGCTCATGGGCACCGAGGTGAAGTCCCTGCGCATGGGCCGGGCCTCCCTGGTCGACGGGTTCGTCCAGATCGACGACCACGAGGCGTGGCTGCACAACATCCACGTACCCGAGTACGTCCAGGGGACCTGGACCAACCACGCGGCCAAGCGCAAGCGCAAGCTGCTCCTGCACCGGGCCGAGATCGACAAGCTGGAGTCCAAGTCCCAGGAGACCGGCCACACCATCGTGCCGCTCGCCCTGTACTTCAAGGACGGCCGGGTGAAGGTCGAGATCGCGCTCGCCAAGGGCAAGAAGGAGTACGACAAGCGGCAGACGCTTCGCGAGAAGCAGGACACGAGGGAGACGAACCGCGCCATCGCGGCGGCCCGCAGGCGGCAGCGCAGCGCCTGA
- a CDS encoding cell division ATP-binding protein FtsE, whose product MIRFDNVSKTYPKQTRPALRDVSLDIEKGEFVFLVGSSGSGKSTFMRLILREERASTGMVHVLGKDLARLSNWKVPQMRRQLGTVFQDFRLLPNKTVAQNVAFAQEVIGKPRGEIRKAVPQVLDLVGLGGKEERMPGELSGGEQQRVAIARAFVNRPMLLIADEPTGNLDPQTSVGIMKLLDRINRTGTTVIMATHDQNIVDQMRKRVIELEQGRLVRDQARGVYGYQH is encoded by the coding sequence GTGATCCGATTCGACAACGTCTCCAAGACCTACCCGAAGCAGACCCGACCGGCTCTGCGCGATGTCTCGCTGGACATCGAGAAGGGTGAGTTCGTCTTCCTGGTGGGCTCCTCCGGCTCCGGCAAGTCGACCTTCATGCGGCTCATCCTGCGTGAGGAGCGCGCCAGCACGGGCATGGTCCATGTGCTCGGCAAGGACCTCGCGCGGCTGTCCAACTGGAAGGTGCCGCAGATGCGCCGCCAGCTGGGGACGGTCTTCCAGGACTTCCGCCTGCTGCCCAACAAGACCGTCGCGCAGAACGTGGCCTTCGCCCAGGAGGTCATCGGCAAGCCCCGCGGCGAGATCCGCAAGGCCGTGCCCCAGGTGCTCGACCTCGTCGGCCTCGGCGGCAAGGAGGAGCGCATGCCCGGTGAGCTCTCCGGTGGTGAGCAGCAGCGCGTGGCGATCGCCCGGGCCTTCGTCAACCGCCCGATGCTGCTGATCGCGGACGAGCCGACCGGCAACCTCGACCCGCAGACCTCCGTCGGCATCATGAAGCTGCTGGACCGGATCAACCGGACCGGCACCACCGTGATCATGGCGACCCACGACCAGAACATCGTCGACCAGATGCGCAAGCGCGTCATCGAGCTCGAACAGGGCCGTCTCGTACGCGACCAGGCACGCGGCGTCTACGGCTACCAGCACTGA
- a CDS encoding DUF397 domain-containing protein, with product MPGTPTIAGPFIKATGSGQLGDCVEVAPLSDGGRAVRDSKNQDGPRLHFGPAQWTAFTDGVKGQAYGG from the coding sequence TTGCCCGGCACCCCCACCATCGCCGGTCCCTTCATCAAAGCCACCGGCAGTGGACAACTGGGCGACTGCGTGGAGGTGGCCCCTCTCTCCGACGGCGGCCGGGCAGTCCGCGACAGCAAGAACCAGGACGGCCCGCGCCTCCACTTCGGCCCCGCCCAGTGGACGGCTTTCACCGACGGTGTGAAGGGCCAGGCGTACGGGGGCTGA
- a CDS encoding cell division protein FtsX: MRAQFVLSEIGVGLRRNLTMTFAVVVSVALSLALFGGALLMREQVSTMKDYWYDKVNVSIFLCNKNDAKDMPKCAKGAVTAEQKKQIKADLEKMDAVQKPVHFETVDEAYKHYQEQFGDSPMAGNITPDQMQESFRVKLKDPQKYKVVATAFAGRDGVQSVQDQRSILDNLFELMNGMNVVAIYVMILMLVIALILIVNTVRVSAFSRRRETGIMRLVGASGFYIQAPFIMEAAVAGLIGGLLACAMLLGGRYFLIDGGLALQEKLNLINFIGWDAVLTKLPLVLAIGLLMPAVAALFALRKYLKV; this comes from the coding sequence ATGCGCGCCCAGTTCGTCCTGTCGGAGATCGGCGTCGGTCTCCGTCGCAACCTCACGATGACCTTCGCCGTCGTGGTCTCCGTCGCCCTCTCGCTCGCCCTGTTCGGGGGCGCGCTGCTGATGCGCGAACAGGTCAGCACGATGAAGGACTACTGGTACGACAAGGTCAACGTCTCGATCTTCCTCTGCAACAAGAACGACGCCAAGGACATGCCCAAGTGTGCCAAGGGCGCTGTCACCGCCGAGCAGAAGAAGCAGATCAAGGCCGACCTCGAGAAGATGGACGCCGTGCAGAAGCCGGTCCACTTCGAGACGGTCGACGAGGCGTACAAGCACTACCAGGAGCAGTTCGGCGACTCCCCGATGGCGGGCAACATCACGCCCGACCAGATGCAGGAGTCGTTCCGCGTCAAACTGAAGGACCCGCAGAAGTACAAGGTCGTCGCGACGGCCTTCGCGGGGCGGGACGGGGTGCAGTCCGTCCAGGACCAGCGGTCCATCCTGGACAACCTCTTCGAGCTGATGAACGGCATGAACGTCGTCGCGATCTACGTGATGATCCTGATGCTGGTCATCGCGTTGATCCTGATCGTCAACACCGTGCGCGTCTCCGCGTTCAGCCGGAGACGTGAAACAGGAATCATGCGCCTGGTGGGCGCCTCCGGCTTCTACATCCAGGCCCCCTTCATCATGGAGGCGGCCGTCGCCGGCCTCATCGGCGGTCTGCTGGCCTGCGCGATGCTGCTCGGCGGCCGGTACTTCCTGATCGACGGCGGTCTCGCCCTCCAGGAGAAGCTGAACCTGATCAACTTCATCGGCTGGGACGCGGTTCTGACGAAGCTGCCGCTGGTGCTCGCGATCGGCCTCCTGATGCCGGCCGTCGCCGCTCTCTTCGCGCTGCGCAAGTATCTGAAGGTTTGA